Below is a window of Sulfitobacter sp. BSw21498 DNA.
ACCAGTACAGCCACCAACGACGGTCAGGATAACAAACGTAGCTACAGCGAAGGACCCCCAGGTGGTATAGTCTGTCGTCGCGAACCCTGTTGTTGTAACAACCGAGGCAACGTTGAAAACGGATTCACGGAAAGCCTGCTCGATGGGTTTTCCTGAGGTTATGGTCAACCATATCGTAAGGAGAACGCTCGTACTCAGAACGAAGGTCAAAAGCATACCAACCTGGCCACTCCTGAATGATCGTTTCAGGATTACCCGGATGTACCAGGCGAAAGGCAACCCACCCAATAACATGAACACGGTTGCCGTATATTGCAGAAAGGCGCTGTCAAAATACCCGAAGGAAGCATCATAATTCGAGTACCCTCCAGTCGAGAGGGTCGTCATCGCATGTGTAAGTGCGTCGAATGGCTTCATGCCACCAATACCATAGAGTATGGCGCATAACCCCATAAGAATCCCGTACATCGTTAGTGTTGCCAATGCGAAACGTGCAGCGTTTCCGAATTCCTTGTCGCCCTTTTCGGAACTCTCGGTGCGAAAAAGCTGCATCCCGCCAACTTTGAGGATAGGCAGTAGAGCGACGCCAGTGACGATGAACCCAATCCCGCCAATCGACTGAAGCATCGCGCGCCAAAGCAAAATACCCCGTGGCGTTTCATTGAGGCCCGTCATGACCGTCGAGCCAGTGGTTGTAATTCCAGACATCGCTTCAAAGAACGCATCCACGGGCGACAGCCCCCACAAGTAGAGTGGCAGGGCACCCGCCAGCGCTGCGATCATCCAGACACTGGCAGTCAGAAGAAACCCAAACTGGGGGCGAAAAGACATCTTGGGGCGGCCGTTTGCGATTAGGATCAGACCACCCAAAAGACCGGCAATGAGGAAGCTCTCACCAAAAGCACCAGCGGTTTGCGGGAAAATGATGGCAACAAGACCCATCAACCCCCCCATTGTCACACAAGTTATGCCACTGACCATAATGATGAAATTCATGATAGACCAAGTCTCTAAAACTGGCTTTCCAAAGCCTTGGCGAAAGGAAATCGACCCGCGTTATGGAGCTTGGTCACAAGATGATGCCATTTACCAGACGGTGAAACCTCAAAAAGGCAAATCTTAGCATACCCAATTGAAGCAAAGATTCAGATCCTGTCGGTTTTGGGGCCAACACCCCAGAGTAAGGATTTATGCGCCCAGCCGGTATATCCATCTGCGGTCAATTCGCACCATTCGCCTTGGCAATCGTGGAGCCGCGCGATGACGTTTTCTTCCAGTTTGGCCCTCACGTACGCGGTTTCAGACGGGTTGGTGCGCAGTGCGAGAAGATCTTTTTTGACGATCACTGTGCGTATGCCCGACAGCAAGACATAATGCACCCAGCCACCTTGGTCGTCACTGTCGATCACGCGACGCCAATGGCCGTACTCAGCAATGATCTGCAACGGCATTCTCCGACGCTGGAACACCCAATCAATGCGGTAGGTCAGGCCTGGTCCACGGCGCACATTCGCTTTTTTTGCTTTCAGACTGACGTAGCGGGGCAGTGGCAGTTTGGTTTCCTGTCCCACATCCGGCGCTGCAAAGCTGGTCGAAATCGATAGCGTGTTCTGCGCCATCAAGGGGGTGACAACCGTAAGGGCGGTCAGAAAACACAGGATATGTGAAAGGGTCATGAATGCCGCCTCGATCTGCCTGATGGGAACGGTGGTTCTCGTGCAGGGCACCCCTGACTGGCACTGTGCCAC
It encodes the following:
- a CDS encoding SH3 domain-containing protein; protein product: MAQNTLSISTSFAAPDVGQETKLPLPRYVSLKAKKANVRRGPGLTYRIDWVFQRRRMPLQIIAEYGHWRRVIDSDDQGGWVHYVLLSGIRTVIVKKDLLALRTNPSETAYVRAKLEENVIARLHDCQGEWCELTADGYTGWAHKSLLWGVGPKTDRI
- a CDS encoding TrkH family potassium uptake protein, with the protein product MNFIIMVSGITCVTMGGLMGLVAIIFPQTAGAFGESFLIAGLLGGLILIANGRPKMSFRPQFGFLLTASVWMIAALAGALPLYLWGLSPVDAFFEAMSGITTTGSTVMTGLNETPRGILLWRAMLQSIGGIGFIVTGVALLPILKVGGMQLFRTESSEKGDKEFGNAARFALATLTMYGILMGLCAILYGIGGMKPFDALTHAMTTLSTGGYSNYDASFGYFDSAFLQYTATVFMLLGGLPFAWYIRVILKRSFRSGQVGMLLTFVLSTSVLLTIWLTITSGKPIEQAFRESVFNVASVVTTTGFATTDYTTWGSFAVATFVILTVVGGCTGSTSGGAKMMRWIVFFRATQAELAHVRTPHVVAFARYEGRKIEDDVISSVITFFLFYFGTMAVLAISLSLLGLDFQTAVSGALTAVANVGPGVGPIIGPAGNFQSLSDPAKTLLAIGMYLGRLELLTVFVLLTPLYWREI